One genomic region from Pseudomonas sp. R5-89-07 encodes:
- a CDS encoding extracellular solute-binding protein: protein MRLAFPKLFSITLVVFLTSNAVIAAPQASLTVYGEPAKYADGFSHFDYANPNAPKGGSLRRSALEIGRFDHVLPYVDKGIGVSQVDGWLYAPLAQRSLDEPYTVYGLVAQKMERADDGLSLRFYLNPKARFADGKPITAEDVRYSFDLLMTQGSLRFRTLFADVKHVEVESERQVRFDFSSNENRTLPLDIATLPVFPEHWWKTRDFANGGGYEAPLGSGPYKVSKIDAGNTITFTRDPDWWGKDLPVSRGLYNFDHLSLEYFGDTEVARQVLRGGAYDFNREFSATGYSIGYNGPALDDGRLQRAHLAKEMPQPAQGYVFNVQKPMFKDRRVRQALAMLWDFEWANRQMMRNLYIRQQSFFSNSPLAATQLPTQEELAILEPLRGQIPDEVFTQVFKAPVTDGSGMIRDKQLQALALLEEAGWKPEGDQLVNAEGEPLAFTFLNAQAGLERLLLPYKRNLAQIGITLNIRRIDSSQYVNRLMARDYDMIVTGFPVTTSPGMELYNFFGSTAAFDPGANNYMALKDPAVDRLIKGLVKADTQAQMLTYAHALDRVLQWNYLWIPNYYPPGTSAAWWNRFGRPAIEAKNDEALETWWEVSPTPLTNEQMRAELEKRGEAR from the coding sequence ATGCGATTGGCTTTTCCAAAACTGTTCAGCATCACCCTGGTCGTGTTCCTGACCAGCAACGCCGTGATCGCGGCGCCCCAAGCATCCCTCACGGTGTACGGCGAGCCGGCCAAGTACGCCGACGGTTTCAGCCATTTCGACTATGCCAACCCCAATGCCCCCAAAGGCGGCAGCCTGCGCCGCTCCGCCCTGGAAATCGGGCGCTTCGACCATGTATTGCCGTATGTCGATAAAGGCATCGGTGTGTCCCAGGTCGATGGCTGGCTCTATGCACCGCTGGCCCAGCGCTCCCTGGACGAGCCCTATACGGTCTACGGCCTGGTCGCGCAGAAGATGGAACGCGCCGACGACGGGCTGTCGCTGCGTTTTTACCTCAACCCCAAGGCGCGGTTTGCCGATGGCAAACCCATCACCGCCGAAGACGTGCGTTACAGCTTCGACCTGTTGATGACCCAAGGCAGTCTGCGCTTTCGTACGCTGTTCGCCGACGTCAAGCACGTCGAAGTGGAAAGCGAGCGCCAGGTGCGTTTCGACTTTTCCAGCAATGAAAACCGCACCCTGCCCCTGGATATCGCCACCCTGCCGGTGTTCCCCGAACATTGGTGGAAGACCCGCGACTTCGCCAACGGAGGCGGCTATGAAGCCCCGCTGGGCAGCGGCCCGTACAAGGTCAGCAAGATCGACGCCGGCAACACCATTACCTTTACCCGCGACCCCGATTGGTGGGGCAAGGATCTGCCGGTCAGCCGTGGCCTGTACAACTTCGATCACCTGAGCCTTGAGTATTTCGGCGACACCGAAGTGGCGCGCCAGGTGCTGCGCGGCGGCGCGTACGATTTCAATCGGGAGTTTTCCGCCACGGGCTATTCCATCGGCTATAACGGCCCGGCCCTCGACGATGGCCGCCTGCAACGCGCCCATCTGGCCAAGGAGATGCCGCAACCGGCCCAGGGCTATGTGTTCAATGTGCAAAAGCCGATGTTCAAGGACCGCAGGGTGCGCCAGGCCCTGGCCATGCTGTGGGATTTCGAATGGGCCAACCGGCAGATGATGCGCAACCTGTACATCCGCCAGCAGAGCTTTTTCTCCAACAGCCCGCTTGCCGCCACCCAGTTACCGACCCAGGAAGAACTGGCGATCCTGGAACCCCTGCGCGGGCAGATCCCCGATGAAGTGTTTACCCAGGTGTTCAAGGCGCCCGTCACCGATGGCAGCGGCATGATCCGCGACAAGCAGCTGCAGGCCCTGGCCCTGCTGGAGGAAGCCGGCTGGAAGCCTGAAGGCGACCAACTGGTCAACGCCGAGGGCGAGCCGCTGGCGTTCACCTTCCTCAATGCCCAGGCGGGCCTGGAACGTCTATTGCTGCCGTACAAACGCAACCTGGCGCAAATCGGCATCACCTTGAATATCCGCCGCATCGACTCCTCCCAGTACGTCAACCGCTTGATGGCACGGGATTACGACATGATCGTCACCGGGTTTCCAGTCACCACCTCGCCGGGCATGGAGCTGTACAATTTCTTCGGCTCCACCGCGGCGTTCGATCCGGGTGCCAACAATTACATGGCGCTCAAGGACCCGGCCGTCGACCGCCTGATCAAGGGCCTGGTCAAGGCCGACACCCAGGCACAGATGCTCACCTACGCCCATGCGCTGGATCGGGTTCTGCAATGGAACTACCTGTGGATTCCCAACTATTACCCGCCCGGCACCTCCGCCGCATGGTGGAACCGCTTCGGCCGCCCGGCCATCGAGGCGAAAAACGATGAAGCCCTGGAAACCTGGTGGGAAGTCAGCCCGACGCCACTGACCAACGAGCAGATGCGCGCCGAGCTTGAAAAACGCGGGGAGGCTCGCTGA
- a CDS encoding peptidylprolyl isomerase: MAKATARHILVSTEDKCNELKAQIEGGADFAEIAKANSSCPSSRQGGDLGSFGPGQMVKEFDTVVFSAPVNTVQGPVKTQFGYHLLEVTSRQD, translated from the coding sequence ATGGCCAAAGCCACCGCCCGCCACATCCTCGTTTCCACTGAAGACAAGTGCAACGAACTCAAGGCCCAGATCGAAGGCGGCGCTGATTTCGCAGAAATCGCCAAAGCCAACTCCAGCTGCCCGTCCAGCCGTCAAGGTGGTGACCTGGGTTCGTTTGGTCCAGGCCAGATGGTCAAGGAATTCGACACCGTCGTTTTCAGCGCCCCGGTCAATACCGTACAAGGCCCGGTGAAAACCCAGTTCGGTTATCACCTGCTGGAAGTTACCAGCCGCCAGGACTGA
- a CDS encoding DUF1543 domain-containing protein: MLFVVMLGGKHPRARIEVHDVVFAVADTLQATYPQLREAWFGSPKGVHIDSWMAVDGVDGWKVELSPLAPHGDAPHLYFINLGGYQANRFGEDHHYLLLVARDKREAMSKGKQQLLRHWSQGHSDAVMDIDDCLPIDLVGGRYIHLVHGPHAPIVQRNDYIVLA; this comes from the coding sequence ATGCTGTTCGTTGTCATGCTCGGGGGCAAGCACCCCAGGGCCCGGATCGAAGTACACGATGTCGTGTTTGCCGTTGCGGACACGCTTCAAGCCACCTACCCGCAATTGCGCGAAGCCTGGTTCGGCAGCCCCAAGGGCGTGCACATCGATTCGTGGATGGCGGTCGATGGGGTCGATGGCTGGAAGGTCGAACTCAGCCCGTTGGCACCGCACGGCGATGCGCCTCACTTGTATTTCATCAACCTCGGCGGCTACCAGGCCAACCGCTTCGGCGAGGACCATCACTATCTGTTGCTGGTCGCGCGCGACAAACGGGAGGCGATGAGCAAGGGCAAGCAGCAGCTGTTGCGCCATTGGTCCCAGGGGCATTCCGATGCGGTAATGGATATTGACGACTGCCTGCCTATCGACTTGGTGGGCGGCCGTTATATCCATCTTGTGCATGGCCCACACGCCCCCATTGTCCAGCGTAACGACTACATCGTTTTGGCTTGA
- a CDS encoding aldo/keto reductase: protein MRTIDLAGVPVPVIGQGTWRMGENPNQRRAEVTALQLGIDEGLTLIDTAEMYGEGGAEEVVGEAIKGRRDRVFLVSKVYPHNASSQGVPRACDSSLQRLGTDYIDLYLLHWRGQYPLAETVEAFERLREAGKIGRWGVSNFDVADLQELASPVCATNQVLYNIEERGIEFDLLPWWQQHHLPLMAYCPIAQGGELLDSPTLKQIAHRHEATTAQVSLAWVLRQEGVIAIPKAVTPDHIRQNAAAAKLVLDEHDLDAIDRVFGAPKRKHPLAMV from the coding sequence ATGCGTACTATCGATCTGGCGGGCGTTCCCGTCCCTGTCATCGGCCAGGGAACCTGGCGCATGGGCGAAAACCCGAACCAGCGCCGCGCCGAAGTTACCGCATTGCAACTGGGTATCGACGAGGGCCTGACCCTGATCGACACCGCCGAGATGTATGGCGAGGGCGGCGCAGAGGAGGTGGTCGGTGAGGCCATCAAGGGTAGGCGCGACCGGGTGTTCCTGGTGAGCAAGGTCTACCCGCACAATGCCAGCAGCCAGGGCGTGCCCCGCGCTTGCGATTCGAGCCTTCAGCGCCTGGGTACCGACTACATTGATCTGTACCTGCTGCATTGGCGTGGCCAGTACCCCCTTGCAGAAACCGTCGAAGCGTTCGAGCGTTTGCGCGAAGCCGGCAAGATCGGCCGTTGGGGTGTCTCCAACTTTGATGTGGCAGACCTGCAGGAGCTGGCGTCCCCCGTCTGTGCGACCAACCAGGTGCTTTACAACATTGAAGAGCGGGGTATTGAATTCGACCTGCTGCCATGGTGGCAACAGCACCATTTGCCATTGATGGCTTACTGCCCTATCGCCCAAGGCGGCGAGCTGTTGGACAGCCCGACACTCAAGCAGATCGCCCATCGTCATGAGGCCACCACCGCGCAAGTCTCCCTTGCCTGGGTCTTGCGTCAAGAAGGCGTGATCGCCATCCCGAAGGCAGTAACGCCCGACCACATACGGCAAAATGCCGCTGCTGCGAAGCTGGTGTTGGACGAGCATGACCTGGACGCGATCGACCGCGTGTTTGGCGCGCCCAAGCGCAAGCACCCGCTGGCCATGGTATAG
- a CDS encoding Hcp family type VI secretion system effector has translation MPTPAYLSVTGVKQGLITAGTFTQDSVGNIYQEGHEDQILVQAFAHQVIIPRDPQSGQPTGQRVHKPLMISKVFDKSSPLLFSALTSGEEVACRLEWFRTSSAGTQEHYFTIELEGATIVDIQSRMPNCQDPDNAHFTHLEDVYFTYRKIVWTHEVAGTSGSDDWRSPVTG, from the coding sequence ATGCCAACACCCGCGTACCTCTCCGTCACCGGTGTCAAACAAGGCTTGATCACCGCAGGTACATTCACCCAGGACTCAGTAGGAAACATTTATCAGGAAGGCCATGAGGATCAGATTCTGGTGCAGGCGTTTGCGCATCAGGTGATCATTCCCCGCGATCCGCAATCGGGCCAGCCCACCGGCCAGCGCGTGCACAAACCGCTGATGATCAGCAAGGTGTTCGACAAATCCTCGCCCCTGCTCTTCAGCGCACTGACGTCCGGGGAAGAAGTGGCGTGCCGGCTGGAATGGTTTCGCACCTCTTCGGCAGGCACCCAGGAGCACTACTTCACCATTGAACTGGAAGGCGCAACGATTGTGGACATCCAGTCACGCATGCCCAATTGCCAGGACCCGGACAATGCCCATTTCACCCATCTGGAGGACGTGTATTTCACCTATCGCAAAATCGTCTGGACACATGAAGTAGCCGGCACTTCCGGCTCGGACGACTGGCGCAGTCCAGTGACTGGCTAA